A section of the Methanofollis sp. UBA420 genome encodes:
- a CDS encoding replication factor C small subunit — translation MEGNNTIWIEKYRPQKLADMVGHPEIVERLRSYVKSGTLPHLLFTGPAGVGKTTAAVALAKEFFGDTWQINFREMNASDERGIDVVRNQIKGFARTSPLGGASFKILFLDEADALTTDAQAALRRTMENYAQNCRFILSCNYSSKIIDPIQSRCAIYRFRPLDDAAVAEQVRRVAVTEGVTLTDDAVQAIVYIAEGDMRKALNALQGAAIISREIDAGMVYETTSTARPDEIRNLLDLSMQGDFPAAEGALRHLMRDRGIAPNELINQCFREVVRSDMETGLKVAFIDHLGEADFRISEGADSAIQMEALIALFVLAARKNE, via the coding sequence ATGGAGGGCAACAACACCATCTGGATCGAGAAATACCGGCCGCAAAAACTTGCGGACATGGTCGGACACCCGGAGATCGTCGAGCGTCTCCGGTCATACGTGAAGAGTGGCACTCTCCCCCATCTCCTCTTCACCGGTCCGGCCGGCGTTGGCAAGACCACCGCAGCAGTCGCGCTTGCAAAGGAGTTCTTCGGCGATACCTGGCAGATAAATTTCAGGGAGATGAACGCCTCCGACGAGCGCGGGATCGACGTGGTCCGGAACCAGATCAAGGGTTTCGCCCGGACATCCCCGCTCGGCGGCGCAAGTTTCAAGATCCTCTTTCTGGACGAAGCCGATGCCCTCACGACCGATGCCCAGGCCGCACTCCGCCGAACCATGGAGAACTATGCCCAGAACTGCCGGTTCATCCTCTCCTGCAACTACTCCTCGAAGATTATCGACCCCATCCAGAGCCGGTGCGCCATCTACCGCTTCAGACCCCTCGACGACGCGGCGGTCGCGGAGCAGGTGCGGCGTGTCGCCGTGACCGAGGGCGTGACCCTCACCGACGACGCCGTACAGGCGATCGTCTATATCGCCGAAGGCGACATGAGAAAAGCGCTCAACGCCCTGCAGGGTGCGGCGATCATCTCGCGGGAGATCGACGCGGGCATGGTGTATGAGACGACCTCGACGGCGCGGCCCGACGAGATCAGGAACCTCCTCGACCTCTCGATGCAGGGCGACTTCCCCGCGGCCGAAGGAGCGCTCCGCCACCTGATGCGCGACCGGGGGATCGCCCCGAACGAACTGATCAACCAGTGCTTCAGGGAAGTCGTCCGTTCTGATATGGAAACCGGCCTCAAGGTCGCCTTCATCGACCACCTCGGCGAGGCCGACTTCAGGATTTCGGAAGGAGCAGACTCCGCCATCCAGATGGAGGCACTGATCGCCCTCTTTGTCCTTGCCGCCCGGAAAAACGAATAA
- a CDS encoding DEAD/DEAH box helicase: MPRCGCVTGPTSGPLQRSGNSAARDLLDPRVRALIDERGFEELSEAQERAIPHLLAGDNLVLIAPTGTGKTESAMFPVFNALLKEDGPGIRALYITPLRALNRDILERLQWWCERLGLTVGVRHGDTPQTVRRKQALSPPDLLITTPETVQALFMGKRLRQHLAHVGHVIVDEVHELAGSKRGAQLAVALERIQEYAGEFQRIGLSATVGNPDDIGRYLCGARPFTLVEVPVAKQLDLGVRFCGGEFSKQAACVGEMIDAEPSSLVFVNTRVTAEALGHALMERGDVEVHHGSLSKEVRVDAEDRFRAGAVRSLICTSSMELGIDIGHIGHVVQFGSPREVARLVQRVGRAGHQLYAVSRGTVLATGFDDLLESLVIMRRARAGEIEAVAPYLNAADVCANAVAALAVEYGEIGVVKVRTILERSGCFADAGTLLDAVCTQLEGHRLIRLDGEGAARHIVTTSRARRYLSANLSMIHDERKVPVYDLVARRTVGTLDESFVVGFVHTGAVFITRGKLWRVLDFEDGRLTVEPAREAKGELPSWEGEQIPVPFAVADEVGRLRRTRDLAAYTDDETALAFATSYLREMDRNRTPVPTDRLITLENSDEGVVCNICAGHRANEAIARVLSVLISARYGTTVGIESGAYRAMLRLPKAVRAAEVREFLLTTDPTHVGGILRLALRHTSLFKWKLVQVAKKFGAIDADADYEKISLHRLIEAFEGTVVADEAYTELFRATMDVEGAQKVFAAVQAGEVALHVGPLSILGADGLSSSRDMVPPPTADQAVISTLKRRLAGDKVVLFCMHCKKWTSRTHVERVPDRPQCPLCSARLIAALKPWEEEQIGVIKKAKKSAEDRAVEARVLRNANLVLSYGRPAVIALAARGVGPETAARVLGKSRDEDAMYREILKAERNYVLTRRFW; the protein is encoded by the coding sequence ATGCCGAGGTGTGGCTGCGTGACGGGACCTACATCGGGACCCTTGCAGAGATCAGGGAACAGCGCGGCGCGTGACCTCCTTGACCCGCGGGTGCGGGCGCTCATTGACGAGCGGGGCTTCGAGGAACTCTCCGAGGCGCAGGAGCGGGCGATCCCTCACCTCCTCGCCGGCGACAACCTGGTCCTGATCGCCCCGACGGGCACGGGCAAGACGGAGAGCGCCATGTTCCCGGTCTTCAACGCCCTGCTCAAAGAGGACGGACCCGGCATCAGGGCGCTGTACATCACGCCCCTGCGCGCCCTCAACCGCGACATCCTCGAACGCCTCCAGTGGTGGTGCGAGAGGCTCGGCCTCACCGTCGGGGTGCGGCACGGCGACACCCCCCAGACGGTCCGCCGCAAGCAGGCCCTCTCGCCGCCAGACCTCCTGATCACGACCCCCGAGACCGTGCAGGCTCTCTTCATGGGTAAGAGGCTGCGGCAGCACCTCGCGCATGTCGGTCACGTGATCGTCGACGAGGTCCACGAACTCGCCGGGAGCAAGCGCGGCGCTCAACTCGCCGTCGCCCTTGAGCGGATACAGGAGTACGCGGGTGAGTTCCAGAGGATCGGCCTCTCGGCGACGGTCGGCAACCCCGACGATATCGGCCGGTACCTCTGCGGCGCACGCCCCTTCACCCTTGTCGAGGTGCCGGTCGCGAAGCAACTCGACCTCGGGGTCCGCTTCTGCGGCGGTGAGTTCTCGAAGCAGGCGGCCTGTGTCGGGGAGATGATCGACGCCGAACCCTCCTCCCTCGTCTTCGTGAACACCCGCGTCACCGCGGAGGCCCTCGGCCACGCTCTCATGGAGAGGGGCGACGTCGAGGTCCACCACGGTTCTCTCTCGAAGGAGGTGCGGGTCGATGCCGAGGACAGGTTCAGGGCCGGCGCGGTGCGGAGTCTCATCTGCACCTCCTCGATGGAACTGGGCATCGATATCGGACATATCGGCCATGTGGTCCAGTTCGGCAGCCCCCGTGAGGTGGCCCGCCTGGTCCAGAGGGTCGGGAGGGCAGGCCACCAGTTGTACGCCGTCTCGCGGGGGACGGTGCTCGCGACAGGCTTCGACGACCTCCTCGAATCTCTCGTGATCATGCGCCGGGCGCGGGCCGGCGAGATCGAGGCGGTCGCCCCGTACCTGAATGCCGCCGACGTCTGTGCCAATGCCGTCGCCGCCCTTGCGGTGGAGTACGGCGAGATCGGGGTGGTAAAGGTCCGCACCATCCTTGAACGCTCGGGGTGCTTTGCGGACGCCGGCACCCTCCTTGACGCTGTCTGCACGCAGCTCGAAGGGCACCGGCTGATCAGGCTGGATGGGGAGGGCGCGGCCCGTCATATCGTCACCACCTCCCGCGCCCGGCGGTATCTCTCTGCAAACCTCTCGATGATCCATGACGAGAGGAAGGTGCCTGTCTACGACCTGGTCGCCAGGCGGACGGTCGGGACATTGGACGAGTCCTTTGTCGTCGGTTTCGTCCACACCGGCGCTGTCTTCATCACGCGGGGGAAACTGTGGCGGGTGCTCGACTTCGAGGACGGCCGCCTCACCGTCGAGCCGGCGCGGGAGGCGAAGGGCGAACTCCCGTCCTGGGAGGGGGAGCAGATCCCTGTCCCCTTTGCCGTGGCCGACGAGGTCGGCCGCCTGCGCCGGACGCGCGACCTCGCTGCCTATACCGACGACGAGACGGCGCTCGCCTTCGCCACCTCTTATCTCAGGGAGATGGACAGGAACAGGACGCCGGTGCCGACCGACCGCCTGATCACCCTGGAGAACTCGGACGAGGGCGTGGTCTGCAACATCTGCGCCGGCCACCGGGCGAACGAGGCGATTGCACGCGTGCTCTCCGTCCTGATCTCGGCACGCTACGGCACGACGGTCGGGATCGAGAGCGGTGCCTACCGCGCGATGCTCCGTCTCCCGAAGGCCGTCCGTGCGGCAGAGGTGCGGGAGTTCCTCCTCACCACCGACCCGACGCATGTCGGCGGCATCCTCCGCCTCGCCCTCCGCCACACATCCCTCTTCAAGTGGAAACTCGTGCAGGTCGCGAAGAAGTTCGGGGCGATCGACGCCGACGCCGACTACGAGAAGATCAGTCTCCACCGCCTTATCGAGGCCTTCGAGGGGACGGTGGTGGCCGACGAGGCGTACACCGAACTCTTCCGCGCCACCATGGACGTGGAAGGGGCGCAGAAGGTCTTCGCCGCGGTGCAGGCCGGCGAGGTCGCCCTCCATGTCGGTCCCCTCTCCATCCTCGGCGCCGACGGCCTTTCCTCGTCCCGCGACATGGTCCCGCCGCCGACCGCCGACCAGGCGGTGATCTCGACCCTGAAACGCCGCCTTGCCGGGGATAAGGTCGTGCTCTTCTGCATGCACTGCAAGAAGTGGACGAGTCGGACCCATGTTGAGAGGGTGCCAGACCGCCCGCAGTGCCCTCTCTGCTCGGCACGCCTGATCGCCGCGCTCAAACCCTGGGAGGAGGAGCAGATCGGCGTGATCAAGAAAGCGAAGAAGAGTGCCGAAGACCGGGCCGTCGAGGCGCGTGTCCTGCGGAATGCCAATCTTGTCCTCAGTTACGGGAGGCCCGCGGTGATCGCCCTCGCCGCACGGGGCGTCGGCCCCGAAACCGCCGCGCGGGTCCTTGGAAAAAGCAGGGATGAAGATGCGATGTACAGGGAGATCTTGAAGGCGGAGAGGAACTACGTACTCACCCGCCGGTTCTGGTGA
- a CDS encoding MCM family protein has product MSPRQNTEVTDVVSDWETFLKRQYNRKERVELSKEFPHKRSFYIDYRNLEAFGKRGLALADELIERPEKVMNDVKDALVRLGIIEEKDRRLVHVRFMNLTRKTKIRDIRANQINTFVAVEGILRKTTEVRPRIVAAVFKCLECGQLTPPYSQTYGRFQDPFRVCATCQKKTPLELVPEKSEFLDAQKLRIQESPEGLRGGEQPQTIDVDVTDDLTGSSAPGDRVVITGILRSFQRINAGTKSTLFDIYLECNAIEVAEKEFEEVNISEEDEAEIHELSKDPKIYSKIARSIAPTIYGNTDVKEAVALQLFGGIPKEMPDSSRLRGDIHVLLVGDPGIAKSQLLRYIVQLSPRGIYTSGKSSTSAGLTATAVKDEFGDGRWTLEAGALVLADMGMAAVDELDKMDKEDRSALHEAMEQQCYDDQTEVLTEHGWRLFRDVEEGERVATLTPDGRLTYAVPTAYVAAEYDGDMYFISSRQVDLAVTPNHNMYVDLNRRADEWEGFGLRRMETLPLQRRMRFKKNAIWEGMYVETYELPSVTVYKNQNHSGEESGAIALKMDDWLEFLGYYLSEGSVQYTNGVPYRVHISQRDGVRAAKMTACTNRLGFRWSYNGQNIAISSKQLATHLAVFGKCHEKYVPQYAKEVCPEQIRILLDALVLGDDWVRKGTGQTAYVTSSRQLADDMTELLLKAGISGNTTVVHRQGEEVRVPEGRRAVLSHDIYQVSFIREGQNRPSINTNGLRHITKGHYAGMIYCVEVPDHVIYVRRKGKPVWCGNTVSIAKAGITATLRSRCALLGAANPKMGRFDEYAPISEQINMPPSLLSRFDLIFIMTDKPDGARDLAIAEHILKSHAVGELIEKKRRMPVEGVDDAYIQQQLKPVTPDIEPLLFRKYIAYAKRTCFPTIVPEAREALRDYYLQLRKLADNNKPVPVTARQLEALVRLGEASARIRLSPTVDIEDAQRVIKIVDTCLRQVAYDAESGTFDIDKWTTGISKRQRDIIRTVKEVIKDVGGDEGSANVEQVIEEMTRQGFAKDKVEATIRMLKNEGEVVELRPGIIKLFAREY; this is encoded by the coding sequence ATGTCACCCCGCCAGAACACTGAAGTGACCGATGTCGTCAGCGACTGGGAGACATTCCTCAAGCGGCAGTACAACCGGAAAGAGCGGGTCGAACTCTCGAAGGAGTTCCCCCACAAGCGGTCCTTTTACATCGACTACCGGAACCTCGAAGCATTCGGGAAGCGCGGTCTCGCTCTCGCCGACGAACTCATCGAACGGCCCGAAAAGGTGATGAACGACGTCAAGGACGCCCTCGTCCGCCTCGGCATCATCGAGGAGAAGGACAGGCGCCTCGTCCATGTCAGGTTCATGAACCTCACCAGGAAGACGAAGATCCGGGACATCAGGGCAAACCAGATCAACACCTTCGTCGCCGTGGAAGGGATCCTCAGGAAGACGACAGAGGTCAGGCCGAGGATCGTCGCGGCGGTCTTCAAGTGCCTGGAGTGCGGGCAGCTCACCCCGCCGTACTCCCAGACCTACGGCCGGTTCCAGGACCCCTTCCGGGTCTGCGCCACCTGCCAGAAGAAGACCCCCCTCGAACTCGTGCCCGAGAAGTCCGAGTTTCTGGACGCCCAGAAACTGCGGATCCAGGAGTCGCCCGAGGGCCTGCGGGGCGGCGAGCAGCCGCAGACCATCGACGTGGACGTGACCGACGACCTGACAGGCAGCTCCGCGCCCGGCGACAGGGTGGTGATCACCGGCATCCTCAGGTCTTTCCAGCGGATCAACGCGGGCACGAAGTCCACCCTCTTCGACATCTACCTGGAGTGCAATGCGATCGAGGTGGCCGAGAAGGAATTCGAGGAGGTGAACATCTCCGAGGAGGACGAGGCCGAGATCCACGAACTCTCAAAGGACCCGAAGATCTACTCGAAGATCGCCCGGTCCATCGCCCCGACGATCTACGGGAACACGGACGTGAAGGAGGCGGTCGCCCTCCAGCTCTTCGGCGGGATCCCGAAGGAGATGCCTGACAGTTCCCGTCTCCGCGGCGACATCCACGTCCTTCTGGTCGGCGACCCGGGTATCGCAAAGTCTCAGCTCCTCAGGTATATCGTGCAGCTCTCCCCCCGCGGCATCTACACCTCGGGCAAGTCCTCGACCTCGGCGGGCCTGACCGCAACCGCGGTGAAGGACGAGTTCGGCGACGGCCGCTGGACCCTGGAGGCCGGGGCCCTCGTGCTCGCGGATATGGGCATGGCCGCGGTCGATGAGCTGGACAAGATGGACAAGGAGGATCGGTCGGCCCTCCACGAGGCGATGGAGCAGCAGTGCTATGACGACCAGACCGAGGTCCTCACCGAGCACGGCTGGCGGCTCTTCAGGGACGTTGAAGAGGGCGAGCGCGTGGCGACGCTCACGCCGGACGGCAGGCTCACGTACGCCGTGCCGACGGCCTATGTGGCTGCCGAATACGACGGCGACATGTACTTCATCTCCTCCAGGCAGGTCGACCTCGCGGTCACGCCCAACCACAACATGTACGTGGACCTGAACAGGCGTGCCGATGAGTGGGAGGGCTTCGGCCTCAGGCGGATGGAGACCCTGCCCCTCCAGAGGAGGATGCGTTTCAAGAAGAACGCCATCTGGGAGGGGATGTATGTCGAGACCTATGAACTGCCGTCGGTGACGGTCTACAAGAACCAGAACCATAGCGGAGAGGAGTCGGGCGCCATCGCCCTGAAGATGGACGACTGGCTGGAGTTCCTCGGCTATTATCTCTCCGAGGGCTCTGTCCAGTACACAAACGGCGTCCCGTATCGCGTCCACATATCCCAGAGAGACGGAGTACGTGCCGCGAAGATGACGGCGTGTACCAACCGTCTGGGATTCAGGTGGAGTTATAACGGCCAGAACATCGCCATCTCCTCGAAACAGCTGGCGACCCATCTGGCAGTGTTCGGGAAGTGCCATGAAAAATATGTCCCGCAGTACGCGAAGGAGGTGTGCCCCGAACAGATCCGGATCCTCCTCGACGCCCTCGTCCTCGGCGACGACTGGGTCAGGAAGGGGACAGGCCAGACCGCGTATGTCACCTCCTCGCGGCAGCTGGCAGACGACATGACCGAACTCCTCCTCAAGGCAGGGATCTCGGGCAACACTACCGTGGTCCACAGGCAGGGCGAGGAGGTGCGCGTTCCCGAGGGCCGGCGTGCGGTCCTGTCCCATGACATCTATCAGGTCTCCTTCATCAGGGAGGGGCAGAACAGGCCGAGCATCAACACCAATGGCCTCAGGCATATCACGAAGGGCCATTATGCCGGCATGATCTACTGCGTGGAGGTGCCCGACCACGTCATCTATGTGCGGCGGAAGGGGAAGCCGGTCTGGTGCGGGAACACGGTGTCGATTGCGAAAGCCGGCATCACGGCGACCCTGCGGTCAAGATGCGCCCTCCTCGGTGCCGCAAACCCGAAGATGGGCCGCTTCGACGAGTACGCCCCCATCTCAGAACAGATCAACATGCCGCCCTCCCTCCTCTCCCGCTTCGACCTCATCTTCATCATGACAGACAAGCCGGACGGTGCCCGCGACCTGGCGATCGCAGAGCACATCCTCAAGTCCCACGCGGTCGGCGAACTGATCGAGAAGAAGAGGCGGATGCCGGTCGAAGGAGTGGACGACGCCTATATCCAGCAGCAACTCAAGCCGGTGACGCCCGATATCGAGCCCCTCCTCTTCCGCAAGTACATCGCGTACGCAAAGCGGACCTGCTTCCCGACGATCGTCCCCGAGGCGCGAGAGGCGCTACGGGACTACTATCTCCAGCTCCGTAAACTCGCCGACAACAACAAGCCTGTGCCGGTGACGGCGCGGCAGCTTGAGGCACTGGTCCGCCTCGGCGAGGCGAGCGCCAGGATCAGGCTCTCGCCGACCGTGGATATCGAGGACGCCCAGAGGGTGATCAAGATCGTGGATACCTGTCTCCGTCAGGTGGCCTATGACGCCGAGTCGGGCACCTTCGACATCGACAAGTGGACGACCGGGATCTCGAAGAGGCAGCGGGACATCATCAGGACAGTGAAGGAGGTCATCAAGGACGTCGGCGGCGACGAAGGCTCCGCAAACGTCGAGCAGGTGATCGAGGAGATGACCAGGCAGGGCTTTGCAAAGGACAAGGTCGAAGCGACGATCCGGATGCTCAAGAACGAGGGCGAGGTGGTCGAACTGCGGCCCGGCATCATCAAACTCTTCGCGCGGGAGTACTGA
- a CDS encoding glucosyl-3-phosphoglycerate synthase: MDFDQGPITTIHDFGYEKSRTLRFLEDLKEERPINLVLPLAYGDLSHGALPGIVAELNKATFLNNVLVALYARSEEEFRSAAHFFNSLERPHRVMWCNSPGIEAIIGDLGKEGIDLGLQGKGRDTWLALGAASVDAYAVVMHDADILNYSCEIPMKLAFPLVDPDLDYFFNKGYYARLGDGRATFYGRVTRLFLHPLIDSLQTKTCHQSDILRYLRSFRYPLAGEIALTSDLALNIRIPMDWGLEIGTLYEVYRSVVKKRICQTDLGYYDHKHKLIGAGRTEGLLKMAGDILVTLLRAMTEVDGCEISPAFLTSLRVLYRRTAQDRLRQYHTDAICNQIRYNRHDEEHYIDRFERVIVEAGNEYLISPAHAQIPDWLRASSAIPRLRHKLIRTIIEDEHIIRE; this comes from the coding sequence ATGGATTTCGATCAGGGGCCGATCACGACGATCCATGATTTTGGGTATGAAAAGTCGAGAACCCTGAGGTTTCTCGAGGATCTCAAGGAGGAGAGGCCGATCAACCTGGTTTTGCCACTGGCCTACGGCGACCTCAGTCATGGCGCGTTGCCCGGCATCGTCGCCGAACTGAACAAGGCGACATTCCTGAATAATGTCCTGGTAGCACTTTATGCCCGGTCAGAGGAGGAGTTCAGGTCGGCGGCACACTTCTTCAACTCGCTGGAGCGCCCTCACCGGGTCATGTGGTGCAACAGTCCGGGCATCGAAGCGATCATCGGTGACCTCGGGAAAGAAGGGATAGACCTCGGTCTTCAGGGCAAGGGACGGGACACCTGGCTGGCCCTCGGCGCCGCGTCGGTGGACGCCTATGCCGTCGTCATGCACGACGCCGACATCCTGAACTATTCCTGCGAGATCCCGATGAAACTCGCCTTCCCCCTGGTGGACCCGGACCTTGACTACTTCTTCAACAAGGGGTATTATGCCCGCCTGGGCGACGGCCGCGCCACCTTCTACGGGAGGGTAACGCGCCTCTTCCTCCACCCCCTGATCGATTCCCTCCAGACGAAAACATGCCATCAGTCTGACATCCTGCGATACCTGCGCAGTTTCCGGTACCCTCTTGCCGGGGAGATCGCCCTCACTTCAGACCTGGCCCTGAACATCAGGATCCCCATGGACTGGGGGCTTGAGATCGGCACCCTCTACGAGGTGTACAGGTCGGTGGTGAAGAAACGGATCTGCCAGACCGACCTCGGCTATTACGACCACAAACACAAACTGATCGGCGCCGGCAGGACCGAAGGGCTGCTGAAGATGGCCGGGGATATCCTGGTCACTCTCCTGCGGGCGATGACCGAGGTCGACGGCTGCGAGATCTCGCCGGCTTTTCTCACCAGTCTCAGGGTGCTGTACCGGAGGACGGCGCAGGACCGCCTGCGGCAGTACCACACCGATGCGATCTGCAACCAGATCCGGTACAACCGGCACGATGAGGAGCATTACATCGATCGTTTCGAGAGGGTCATCGTGGAGGCCGGGAACGAATACCTGATCTCACCTGCACATGCGCAGATCCCTGACTGGCTCAGGGCCAGTTCGGCCATACCGCGGCTCAGGCACAAACTGATCAGGACGATCATTGAGGATGAGCATATCATCAGGGAGTAG
- a CDS encoding metallophosphoesterase — translation MHPEFLPDVPALLMENTERVLVVADLHFGIESGLARAGVHVQSRSRARALRVLAAVRETGPDLLLLLGDVKHAVPITSRQEYDELPALLDSFRDLTEVKVLPGNHDGGIARFLKDGELLPAAGARIDGAGYLHGHTHPDPDLAGGLLVIGHLHPVVSLSDEVGCSLRAEPAYLYSSLTGEGWGDGTRVLAVPAACEFSGGVDVLELKESGLGPLVRCIDDDNAEVWLRDGTYIGTLAEIREQRGA, via the coding sequence ATGCACCCGGAATTCCTCCCGGACGTCCCGGCCCTCCTGATGGAGAACACGGAAAGGGTGCTCGTCGTCGCGGACCTCCATTTCGGGATCGAGTCAGGCCTTGCCCGCGCGGGCGTGCATGTGCAGAGCAGGAGCAGGGCGAGGGCGTTGCGGGTCCTTGCCGCCGTCAGGGAGACAGGCCCCGACCTCCTCCTCCTCCTCGGCGACGTGAAGCATGCGGTGCCCATAACGAGCAGGCAGGAATACGACGAACTCCCGGCTCTCCTCGACTCCTTCAGGGACCTGACCGAGGTGAAGGTGCTGCCCGGCAACCATGACGGCGGGATCGCACGTTTTCTTAAGGACGGCGAACTCCTCCCTGCGGCGGGCGCACGCATCGACGGGGCCGGCTATCTCCACGGCCATACCCATCCCGACCCAGACCTAGCGGGTGGCCTCCTCGTGATCGGCCACCTCCACCCGGTCGTCTCCCTCTCCGACGAGGTGGGGTGCTCCCTGCGGGCAGAACCCGCCTACCTGTACTCATCCCTCACCGGCGAGGGGTGGGGGGACGGGACACGCGTCCTCGCCGTGCCCGCGGCCTGCGAGTTTTCCGGCGGGGTGGACGTGCTCGAACTGAAAGAGAGCGGTCTCGGGCCGCTCGTGCGGTGTATCGACGACGACAATGCCGAGGTGTGGCTGCGTGACGGGACCTACATCGGGACCCTTGCAGAGATCAGGGAACAGCGCGGCGCGTGA
- the mpgP gene encoding mannosyl-3-phosphoglycerate phosphatase, producing the protein MHVIFTDLDGTLLDHDTYSFAAAAPALRLLSLKRCPLVICTSKTRAEIEVVRDKLGFTDPFISENGGAIFIPRGYFTVPVDHTRETGGYLVIELGAPYDNLRSALRGIGSKTGCKVVGFGDMSVEEVAHDVGLDRASARLARMREYDEPFVVPDLACVEAVLGEIEARGLRHTRGGRYFHLTGDNDKGRAVSLLAALFEQEYGTVTTVGLGDSTNDLPMLAATDIPILVQKPDGSYEKADPEVMHADGVGPEGWNQAVNQILEKI; encoded by the coding sequence ATCCACGTCATATTCACCGATCTGGACGGGACACTCCTGGACCACGACACGTATTCTTTTGCCGCCGCGGCCCCGGCACTCCGCCTCCTCTCCCTGAAGAGGTGCCCTCTTGTCATCTGCACGAGCAAGACGAGGGCCGAGATCGAGGTCGTCAGGGATAAACTGGGTTTCACGGACCCGTTCATCAGCGAGAACGGGGGAGCAATCTTCATCCCCCGCGGCTACTTCACCGTGCCTGTCGATCACACCCGCGAGACCGGGGGCTATCTAGTGATAGAACTCGGCGCGCCCTACGATAATCTGCGATCGGCCCTCCGGGGGATCGGGTCGAAGACCGGGTGTAAAGTCGTCGGGTTCGGGGACATGTCCGTCGAGGAGGTCGCCCATGACGTGGGGCTGGACCGTGCATCGGCACGTCTGGCCAGGATGAGGGAGTACGACGAACCCTTTGTCGTCCCTGATCTTGCCTGTGTCGAGGCAGTCCTCGGGGAGATCGAGGCCCGGGGTCTCAGGCACACGCGGGGAGGCCGGTACTTCCATCTGACCGGGGACAATGACAAGGGCAGGGCCGTCTCTCTCCTTGCCGCTCTCTTCGAGCAGGAGTACGGGACGGTGACGACCGTCGGCCTTGGCGACAGCACGAACGATCTTCCCATGCTTGCGGCGACAGACATCCCCATTCTGGTCCAGAAGCCTGACGGGTCGTACGAAAAAGCAGATCCGGAGGTAATGCATGCCGACGGCGTCGGCCCTGAGGGTTGGAACCAGGCGGTCAATCAAATACTTGAAAAAATATAA
- a CDS encoding TATA-box-binding protein, with translation MDDSRYESLKIENIVASGVIADSIDLGEVSKKVPNCELNTKRFPGAVYRIEKPKIASLIFSSGKVVLTGIRNKQDLYDGLNIIVQSLKEAGVDTYDEPRVGITNIVCSYDIGRYINLNKVVITLNLENIEYEPEQFPGLVYRIKDPKIVALLFSSGKIILTGGKNLEDIKRGLDFLEQKLESIM, from the coding sequence ATGGATGATTCAAGGTACGAGTCACTGAAGATCGAAAATATCGTCGCATCCGGTGTCATAGCTGATTCCATCGATCTCGGGGAGGTCTCGAAAAAGGTTCCGAACTGCGAGCTGAACACGAAGCGCTTCCCCGGCGCAGTCTACCGGATCGAAAAACCGAAGATCGCCTCCCTGATCTTCTCCTCAGGCAAGGTCGTCCTTACCGGGATCCGGAACAAGCAGGATCTCTACGATGGCCTCAATATCATCGTCCAGTCCCTCAAGGAGGCGGGGGTCGACACCTACGACGAACCGAGGGTCGGGATCACCAATATCGTCTGCTCGTACGACATCGGACGGTACATCAACCTCAACAAGGTCGTGATCACCCTTAACCTGGAGAACATCGAGTACGAACCCGAGCAGTTCCCCGGCCTCGTCTACAGGATCAAGGACCCGAAGATTGTGGCTCTCCTCTTCTCCTCAGGCAAGATCATCCTCACCGGTGGGAAGAACCTCGAGGACATCAAGCGCGGCCTCGACTTCCTCGAGCAGAAGCTCGAAAGCATAATGTGA